From Virgibacillus natechei, the proteins below share one genomic window:
- the remA gene encoding extracellular matrix/biofilm regulator RemA, translating into MSLQLINIGFGNVVSANRVISIVSPESAPIKRIVTIARDNNKLVDATYGRRTRAVIVTDSDHVVLSAVQPETVGQRVLSHDEVSDD; encoded by the coding sequence TTGAGTTTACAATTGATTAACATTGGATTTGGTAATGTGGTGTCTGCGAATCGTGTCATATCGATTGTTTCACCAGAATCAGCACCAATTAAACGAATTGTTACGATAGCTAGAGATAATAATAAATTAGTTGATGCAACTTATGGCAGACGCACACGTGCGGTAATTGTAACGGATAGTGATCATGTTGTATTGTCTGCTGTTCAGCCTGAAACTGTAGGGCAACGAGTGTTAAGCCATGATGAGGTTTCAGATGATTAA
- the gmk gene encoding guanylate kinase — MTDEQGILFILSGPSGVGKGTVRKELFNQITDLKYSISMTTRDRRTGEINGVDYFYKTKQEFEHLIEQNQLLEYAQYVNNYYGTPRAYVEETLAAGHDVFLEIEVQGALQVKENFPEGVFIFLFPPSLEELKNRIVDRGTESTDLVLNRLNEAKNEIKQMNAYDYVVVNDQVDVAVTKIQSIIQSEHLKRERIEQQYKKFLEDEIS, encoded by the coding sequence TTGACTGATGAGCAAGGAATTTTATTTATTCTTTCTGGACCATCTGGTGTTGGGAAAGGGACGGTACGAAAAGAGCTTTTTAATCAAATAACAGATTTGAAATATTCGATATCGATGACAACGAGAGATAGACGTACTGGTGAAATAAATGGTGTTGATTATTTTTATAAAACGAAACAGGAATTTGAACATTTAATCGAACAAAATCAGCTTTTGGAATATGCTCAATATGTTAATAATTATTACGGGACGCCAAGGGCATATGTAGAAGAAACATTGGCAGCAGGGCATGATGTTTTCCTGGAAATAGAAGTTCAAGGAGCTTTACAGGTTAAGGAAAATTTTCCAGAAGGTGTTTTTATTTTTCTTTTCCCGCCCAGTTTGGAGGAGTTAAAGAATCGAATCGTTGATCGAGGTACCGAATCAACCGATTTAGTATTAAATCGATTAAATGAAGCAAAGAATGAAATTAAACAAATGAACGCGTATGATTATGTTGTTGTCAATGATCAAGTGGATGTTGCAGTAACCAAAATTCAATCCATCATTCAAAGTGAACATTTAAAACGAGAAAGAATTGAGCAGCAATATAAAAAATTCTTGGAGGATGAAATATCATGA
- a CDS encoding tyrosine-type recombinase/integrase: MNKENKYLITNSIGTQMSYETYNRDRWKPLMEDLEMNHKPHDCRHTFASLMDNAGANKISIKKIMGHASQGITDKVYTHKNIDELKKAIDLI; the protein is encoded by the coding sequence ATGAACAAAGAAAATAAATATTTGATAACAAATAGCATTGGTACTCAAATGAGTTACGAAACTTATAACAGGGATAGGTGGAAGCCGCTGATGGAAGATTTAGAAATGAATCATAAGCCTCATGATTGCAGGCACACATTTGCGTCTTTGATGGATAATGCGGGCGCGAATAAAATTTCGATAAAGAAAATTATGGGACATGCTTCGCAAGGGATTACTGATAAAGTTTATACGCATAAAAATATCGATGAGTTGAAAAAAGCGATTGACTTAATATAG
- the rpoZ gene encoding DNA-directed RNA polymerase subunit omega, protein MMLEPSIDELQKKINSKYTLVTLAARRARQMSETGESLIENPKSNQYVGIALEEIIAEELTVKEEE, encoded by the coding sequence ATGATGTTAGAACCCTCGATCGATGAACTACAAAAGAAAATTAATTCAAAGTATACACTGGTAACGTTGGCTGCAAGACGTGCAAGACAAATGAGTGAAACGGGTGAATCATTAATTGAGAACCCAAAATCAAATCAATATGTTGGAATAGCTCTTGAAGAAATAATTGCAGAAGAACTAACTGTAAAAGAAGAAGAATAA
- a CDS encoding YicC/YloC family endoribonuclease: MMTISMTGYGRSVLNVEDKTIVVEIRTVNHRYLDFTAKIPRTFLFLEGQIKKIIQSYFGRGRIEVFVSIEGETFLQKTVKTDWDLMDQYMDQLRMAKSRYDLIGDIPATILTSIPDLITIQEPEYQPDELQAFILECTEQSCKRVLKMREEEGIFLDHDLRERIHIVRTIISSLQTHRDRVSEDYRERIQERIENHLDDTFSFDQTRIHQEIVLLAEKGDITEEIVRLLSHIEHFTDTLNRPDPVGRTLDFITQEMHREANTIGSKSTDIKISEFTVSLKREIDKMKEQLQNIE; this comes from the coding sequence ATGATGACAATTAGTATGACTGGATATGGACGAAGTGTATTAAATGTAGAGGATAAAACAATAGTAGTTGAAATTAGAACAGTGAATCATCGTTATTTAGATTTTACTGCAAAAATCCCTCGTACATTTCTGTTTTTGGAAGGTCAAATTAAAAAAATAATACAATCTTATTTTGGGCGTGGCAGAATAGAAGTGTTTGTTAGCATTGAAGGGGAAACCTTTCTTCAAAAGACGGTAAAGACTGATTGGGATTTAATGGATCAATATATGGATCAGCTTAGGATGGCGAAAAGCCGTTATGATTTAATAGGAGATATACCTGCAACGATTCTGACTTCTATTCCAGATCTAATAACCATTCAGGAGCCAGAGTATCAACCTGATGAATTACAAGCATTTATTTTAGAGTGTACGGAGCAATCGTGTAAACGAGTGCTGAAAATGAGAGAGGAAGAGGGTATCTTTTTAGATCATGATTTGCGCGAAAGAATACATATAGTTCGTACTATTATTTCGTCTTTGCAAACACATCGCGATCGAGTAAGTGAAGACTACAGAGAGCGAATTCAAGAACGCATCGAAAATCATCTTGATGATACGTTTAGTTTTGATCAGACTAGAATTCACCAGGAAATTGTCCTACTTGCAGAAAAGGGAGATATCACAGAAGAGATCGTACGTTTACTAAGTCATATAGAGCATTTTACGGATACTTTAAACCGTCCAGACCCGGTTGGAAGAACGTTGGATTTTATTACACAGGAAATGCATCGCGAAGCAAATACAATTGGTTCCAAATCTACAGATATTAAAATAAGTGAATTTACGGTATCATTAAAGAGAGAAATTGATAAAATGAAAGAACAACTGCAAAATATTGAATGA
- a CDS encoding cation-translocating P-type ATPase, which yields MKWYQLDVDRVEQKLHVTANRGLTSKQVEQRRKQYGANVLEGQKNTSKWLIFLKQFQDFMVLVLLAATLIAGLLGEFIDATAIMVIVLVNGFIGYFQEQKAEKSLDKLKELSAPVANVLRNEEWGKVNSRDIVVGDIIKINSGDRIPADIRIVQSNSMETEESALTGESLPVMKHATAIVKNSLEAQDQVNMGFMGTMVTRGSGIGIVVGTGMESVMGQIASLMVNTKKIITPLEQRLAELGKILIILSLGLTALVVGLGVVQGQPVYDMFLAGVSLAVAAIPEGLPAIVTVALSLGVQRMIRKKAIVRKLSAVETLGSASVICSDKTGTMTENQMTVKEVYLNGEHIYVTGDGYDIRGEYFLNKNKLDDDFPNLKSMLLYGMLCNNASLQVKKGKYNVDGDPTDGALLVAARKLGLTVMLGEKYKVIKEIPFDSDRKRMSVIIEDEKGRRFLITKGAPDIMLPRSTFYVDKTGKRVMTTTDKNNIDLSVGQMAEKALRTIAIGVKPLSKDDSIDTAFLEKDLTFIGLYGMIDPPRKEVKSAIEECRQAGIKTVMITGDHVKTARAIAQNLKLLPEDGKVLEGYQLNQMSVDDLESVIDDTYVFARVSPEHKLKIVKAFQKKGHIVAMTGDGVNDAPAIKASNIGISMGINGTDVTKEASSLVLMDDNFATIKSAIQEGRNIYENIRKFIRYLLASNVGEILVMLFAMLLALPLPLVPVQILWINLITDGLPAMALGMDKSEYDVMKRNPRNPREGVFARGMGYKIISRGIMIGLVTLIAFMLTYQNNPDNLIYGQTIAFTTLVVAQLIHVFDCRSEKSVFSRNPFENIYLLLAVLSSLLLLLVVIYWEPLQPIFHTTALSLRDWMFIIGFAAIPTVLFGYTKK from the coding sequence ATGAAATGGTATCAATTAGATGTAGACCGTGTCGAACAAAAGTTACACGTGACAGCGAATAGAGGACTTACTTCTAAACAAGTTGAACAACGTAGAAAACAGTACGGTGCTAATGTATTGGAAGGACAAAAAAATACATCAAAGTGGCTGATATTTTTAAAGCAATTCCAGGATTTTATGGTGTTGGTATTGCTTGCAGCAACATTAATTGCCGGATTGCTAGGTGAATTTATTGATGCAACAGCCATTATGGTTATTGTACTGGTTAACGGTTTTATAGGGTACTTTCAAGAACAAAAAGCAGAAAAGTCGCTGGACAAGTTAAAGGAATTATCGGCCCCTGTGGCAAATGTACTTCGAAATGAAGAGTGGGGTAAAGTTAACTCGAGAGATATTGTTGTTGGCGATATCATAAAAATAAATAGTGGGGATCGCATCCCTGCAGATATTCGGATCGTTCAATCCAACAGTATGGAAACAGAAGAATCAGCATTAACTGGAGAATCACTTCCTGTTATGAAACATGCTACTGCTATTGTGAAAAACAGTTTAGAGGCACAGGACCAAGTTAACATGGGATTTATGGGTACAATGGTTACAAGAGGTTCTGGAATAGGTATTGTTGTCGGCACTGGTATGGAATCGGTAATGGGACAAATTGCATCATTAATGGTTAATACGAAAAAAATAATTACGCCACTGGAACAAAGACTCGCTGAGTTGGGCAAAATTTTAATAATTCTTTCTTTAGGGTTAACCGCATTAGTTGTTGGTCTAGGGGTCGTTCAAGGACAACCTGTGTATGATATGTTTTTAGCAGGGGTCTCTTTAGCAGTAGCTGCGATTCCTGAGGGATTGCCAGCTATCGTCACAGTCGCTCTCTCATTAGGTGTTCAGCGAATGATTAGGAAAAAAGCGATTGTGCGTAAGTTATCTGCAGTCGAGACACTAGGATCTGCCTCCGTTATTTGTTCAGATAAAACAGGAACCATGACAGAAAATCAAATGACAGTGAAGGAAGTTTACCTAAATGGTGAACATATTTATGTCACAGGTGATGGATATGATATACGGGGAGAGTATTTTTTAAATAAAAATAAACTTGACGACGATTTTCCCAATTTAAAATCTATGCTTTTATATGGAATGCTTTGTAACAATGCATCTTTACAAGTGAAAAAAGGGAAATACAATGTTGATGGAGACCCTACCGATGGTGCGCTTTTAGTAGCTGCAAGAAAATTAGGTTTAACGGTAATGCTTGGCGAGAAATATAAGGTCATTAAAGAAATCCCTTTTGATTCAGACAGAAAGCGAATGAGTGTCATTATAGAAGATGAAAAAGGCAGGCGTTTTTTAATAACAAAAGGAGCACCAGATATAATGCTACCTAGATCCACATTTTATGTAGATAAAACAGGTAAGCGTGTTATGACGACGACCGATAAAAATAATATTGATTTATCGGTAGGTCAGATGGCAGAAAAAGCACTACGAACAATAGCGATAGGCGTAAAACCCCTATCTAAAGATGATTCGATAGATACAGCCTTTTTAGAAAAAGATCTTACATTTATCGGGTTATATGGAATGATTGACCCTCCTAGAAAAGAAGTGAAATCAGCAATTGAAGAATGTAGACAGGCTGGAATAAAAACAGTCATGATTACTGGTGATCATGTCAAAACAGCTCGCGCTATCGCACAGAATTTAAAGCTATTGCCAGAAGACGGAAAAGTATTAGAGGGCTACCAATTAAATCAAATGTCTGTAGACGATTTGGAAAGTGTAATTGATGATACGTATGTATTTGCAAGGGTGAGCCCTGAGCATAAATTGAAAATTGTTAAAGCATTCCAGAAAAAAGGGCATATCGTTGCCATGACTGGTGATGGAGTAAATGATGCTCCAGCAATAAAGGCCAGTAATATCGGAATCAGTATGGGCATAAATGGTACGGATGTAACAAAGGAAGCTTCTTCTTTGGTTTTAATGGATGATAATTTTGCCACAATAAAATCGGCTATTCAAGAAGGAAGAAACATTTATGAAAACATACGTAAATTTATTAGGTACTTGCTGGCATCAAACGTTGGTGAAATCTTGGTAATGTTATTTGCAATGCTGTTAGCACTACCACTGCCGCTCGTACCCGTACAAATTCTCTGGATTAATTTAATAACAGACGGACTACCTGCCATGGCACTCGGTATGGATAAATCAGAATATGATGTGATGAAAAGAAATCCGAGAAATCCCCGGGAAGGTGTATTTGCTAGGGGGATGGGCTATAAAATTATTAGCCGGGGAATTATGATTGGTCTCGTAACGCTAATTGCCTTCATGCTGACCTATCAAAATAACCCTGATAACCTTATTTATGGACAAACAATCGCTTTTACAACATTAGTAGTCGCTCAATTGATACATGTATTCGACTGTCGAAGTGAGAAGTCAGTATTTTCTAGAAACCCTTTTGAAAATATATATCTACTACTAGCAGTATTATCTTCATTGCTTTTGTTACTCGTTGTTATTTATTGGGAACCGCTTCAGCCCATTTTTCATACAACGGCTTTAAGCTTAAGAGATTGGATGTTTATCATTGGATTTGCTGCTATACCTACTGTTTTGTTTGGTTATACAAAAAAATAA
- a CDS encoding Rqc2 family fibronectin-binding protein, with protein sequence MPFDGIVTRAVTEELKEEIIPGKITKIYQPTETELVFTVRSQGKNHTLLFSIHPTYARIHVTEDSYTNPKEPPMFCMVLRKHLSGAAIEKIEQYGMERIITFSIKTRNEIGDIAYKELLIELMGKHSNVMLIDKDKGHIIDSLKHVSLAQNRHRIIQPGQKYKLPPMQEKLNPLEISGEKYIKRLDFNAGKLDAQMVTELVGFSPVIAREIVSRANLGTAQVYMEKFLEVQEQIQKNNYSPTIYRNKKEDFHVLPITSFDGEKESFSATNKMLDQFYSGKAERDRVKQQAKDLYRFIKNEKDKNNRKMKKHKQTIKKAEGAKQHQKMGELLTAHMHLVTQGDTIVSVTDYYDPAQNERTIELNPNKSPSENAQAYFKTYQKLKKSKEVIEKEVIKTEEEFIYLDQLLQQIDVASVTDIEEIREELREGGYLKKQSKQKKHKNKPKKPVPEEYTATDGTLILVGKNNKQNEYVTSKLANRNDVWLHTKDIPGSHVVIRSEEPTEDTLIEAAQIAAYFSKSQDSSTVPVDYTKIRHVKKPSGAKPGYVTYDSQKTLFVTPHKNVIDALKKK encoded by the coding sequence ATGCCATTTGACGGTATTGTTACTCGAGCAGTAACAGAAGAATTAAAAGAAGAAATAATTCCAGGAAAAATAACAAAAATTTATCAACCTACAGAAACAGAGCTTGTTTTTACTGTTCGGAGCCAAGGGAAAAACCATACTTTATTATTTTCCATCCATCCGACCTATGCTCGTATACATGTTACAGAAGATTCCTATACCAACCCTAAGGAACCACCTATGTTTTGTATGGTTCTAAGAAAGCATTTATCTGGTGCAGCAATTGAAAAGATTGAACAATATGGAATGGAACGCATCATTACATTTTCTATTAAAACCAGAAATGAAATTGGTGATATTGCCTATAAAGAACTACTTATAGAGTTAATGGGAAAACATAGTAATGTTATGTTAATCGATAAGGATAAAGGACATATTATCGATAGTTTGAAACATGTTTCTCTGGCGCAAAATCGACATCGAATCATTCAGCCAGGTCAGAAATATAAACTGCCACCTATGCAGGAGAAACTAAACCCTTTAGAAATCAGCGGAGAAAAATATATTAAAAGACTTGATTTTAATGCAGGAAAATTAGATGCACAAATGGTCACTGAATTGGTCGGCTTTTCACCAGTTATCGCCAGAGAGATCGTCAGTCGCGCGAATTTGGGTACAGCACAAGTCTACATGGAGAAGTTTTTGGAGGTTCAGGAGCAAATACAAAAGAATAACTACTCACCTACCATTTACCGTAATAAAAAAGAAGACTTTCACGTACTTCCGATTACTTCTTTTGATGGGGAAAAAGAATCCTTTTCAGCAACGAATAAGATGTTGGATCAATTTTATTCAGGTAAAGCAGAACGAGACCGGGTCAAACAACAAGCCAAAGACTTATACCGTTTTATTAAAAATGAAAAAGATAAGAACAACAGAAAAATGAAAAAGCATAAACAAACAATAAAAAAGGCTGAAGGCGCCAAGCAGCATCAAAAAATGGGGGAACTCCTAACAGCACATATGCACCTTGTTACACAGGGAGATACAATTGTTTCAGTGACCGATTATTATGATCCAGCACAAAATGAACGAACTATTGAGTTAAACCCTAATAAATCACCAAGTGAAAATGCACAAGCCTATTTCAAAACGTATCAAAAACTGAAAAAGTCCAAAGAAGTAATTGAAAAAGAAGTCATTAAAACAGAGGAGGAATTCATTTATCTTGACCAACTACTACAACAAATAGATGTTGCTAGTGTTACCGATATAGAAGAAATTCGCGAAGAGCTGCGTGAAGGTGGCTATTTAAAGAAACAATCAAAACAAAAGAAACATAAAAATAAGCCAAAAAAACCAGTACCAGAAGAATACACGGCAACAGATGGTACATTGATTCTAGTTGGAAAAAATAATAAACAAAATGAATATGTAACAAGCAAACTGGCAAATAGAAACGATGTATGGCTTCACACCAAAGATATACCAGGTTCACATGTGGTTATTCGTTCGGAGGAACCTACTGAAGATACATTAATCGAAGCAGCCCAAATAGCAGCCTATTTCAGTAAATCGCAGGACTCTTCCACCGTGCCTGTAGACTATACAAAAATACGACATGTAAAAAAGCCAAGTGGGGCAAAGCCTGGGTATGTAACGTATGATAGCCAGAAAACACTATTCGTCACACCACATAAAAACGTAATTGATGCATTAAAGAAAAAATAA